In Thiospirochaeta perfilievii, a single window of DNA contains:
- the rfbA gene encoding glucose-1-phosphate thymidylyltransferase RfbA yields MKGIILAGGSGTRLYPATETICKQLLPVYDKPMIYYPLSTLMLAGIKDILIISTPEDTSRFENLLGTGADLGISLNYAIQDAPNGLAEAFIIGEDFIGSDSVCLVLGDNIFYGHGFTSLVQKAAKQESGATVFGYYVNDPERYGVVEFDKAGKAVSLEEKPLEPKSNYAVVGLYFYDNSVVEIAKNVKPSHRGEIEITSVNQEYLRKGKLAVELMGRGYAWLDTGTHDSLLEASNYVKLIEERQGLKIACIEEIAYRMGYISKEQLMVLASKYKKNNYGKYIERQINEGQHAF; encoded by the coding sequence ATGAAAGGAATAATACTAGCAGGTGGTAGCGGTACTAGGTTGTATCCAGCAACAGAAACAATTTGTAAACAGTTATTGCCAGTTTACGATAAACCAATGATTTATTACCCATTGTCAACACTTATGTTGGCAGGGATTAAGGACATATTAATTATATCTACTCCTGAAGATACTAGTAGGTTCGAGAATTTATTGGGAACAGGTGCTGATTTAGGAATATCATTAAATTATGCAATTCAGGATGCACCTAATGGGTTGGCTGAAGCTTTTATTATTGGTGAGGATTTTATTGGTTCTGATAGTGTTTGTTTGGTTTTAGGAGATAATATCTTTTATGGACATGGTTTTACTTCACTAGTCCAAAAAGCTGCTAAACAAGAAAGTGGAGCAACAGTTTTTGGTTATTATGTAAATGATCCAGAGAGGTATGGGGTAGTTGAATTTGATAAGGCAGGTAAAGCGGTCAGTTTAGAAGAAAAACCTTTGGAACCTAAGTCTAATTATGCGGTTGTAGGGTTATATTTCTACGATAATTCTGTAGTTGAGATAGCTAAAAATGTAAAACCTTCCCATAGGGGAGAAATTGAGATAACATCTGTTAATCAGGAATATTTAAGAAAAGGAAAATTAGCAGTAGAATTAATGGGTAGGGGTTATGCTTGGTTAGATACAGGAACCCATGATTCATTATTAGAAGCTTCAAACTATGTAAAATTAATAGAAGAAAGACAGGGGTTAAAGATAGCCTGTATAGAAGAGATCGCCTATAGAATGGGTTATATTAGTAAAGAACAATTAATGGTTTTAGCTTCTAAGTATAAAAAGAATAATTATGGTAAATATATAGAAAGACAAATTAATGAGGGACAACATGCCTTTTAA
- a CDS encoding NAD-dependent epimerase/dehydratase family protein — MNILVTGAKGFIGKNLISELRNKGYSSIFEYDIDTSFTELEDFTNKCDFVFHLAGVNRPENQDEFMKGNYGFTTDLLELLEKQRRQIPVLITSSIQATSDNPYGKSKKAGEDVIFEYGEKTGSNVYVYRLPNVFGKWSRPNYNTVVATFCYKIVRNQDIQINDPKVELSLVYIDDVVTEFIKTLSGITVKEDQYSIIPVVYKITLGRLAELIKSFKDSRNNLSVINTLDELENKLYATYLSFLPQDDFGYNLKMNVDSRGSFTEFLRTGDRGQVSVNVAKPGITKGNHWHHTKNEKFLVVSGKASIKFRALDSKEIIEYLVTGDNLRVIDIPTGYTHNIENIGDTDLVTVMWANECFNPEKPDTYFLEV; from the coding sequence ATGAATATTTTAGTTACAGGTGCTAAGGGTTTTATAGGGAAAAACTTAATATCAGAACTTAGAAATAAAGGTTATAGCAGTATTTTCGAATACGATATAGATACTTCTTTTACAGAATTGGAAGATTTTACCAATAAATGTGATTTCGTGTTTCATTTAGCTGGGGTAAATAGACCAGAAAATCAAGATGAGTTTATGAAAGGGAACTATGGATTTACTACAGACCTTTTAGAGTTATTGGAAAAACAAAGAAGACAAATTCCTGTACTAATAACATCTTCAATACAGGCTACTTCAGATAATCCCTATGGAAAAAGTAAGAAAGCAGGTGAAGATGTTATTTTTGAATATGGGGAAAAAACAGGAAGTAATGTATATGTTTATAGGTTACCAAATGTTTTTGGCAAATGGAGTAGACCAAATTACAATACAGTTGTAGCAACCTTTTGTTATAAAATAGTAAGAAATCAAGATATTCAAATTAATGATCCAAAAGTCGAGCTTTCCTTAGTTTATATTGATGATGTTGTTACTGAATTTATTAAAACTCTTTCAGGAATAACTGTAAAAGAAGATCAATATTCCATAATACCCGTTGTATATAAAATTACATTAGGTCGCTTAGCTGAGCTGATTAAATCCTTTAAAGATTCAAGAAATAATTTATCAGTTATTAATACCTTAGATGAACTGGAAAATAAATTATATGCTACTTATTTAAGCTTTCTTCCACAGGATGATTTTGGATATAATCTAAAAATGAATGTAGACTCAAGGGGTTCATTTACTGAATTCTTAAGAACTGGTGACAGAGGCCAAGTGTCTGTAAATGTAGCAAAACCTGGAATAACCAAGGGAAACCATTGGCATCATACTAAAAATGAGAAATTTTTAGTTGTAAGTGGAAAAGCTTCAATTAAATTTAGAGCACTTGATAGCAAAGAGATTATTGAATACCTAGTAACTGGTGATAATTTAAGAGTCATAGATATCCCTACAGGATATACACATAATATCGAGAATATTGGAGATACAGATTTAGTTACTGTAATGTGGGCTAATGAATGCTTTAATCCTGAAAAACCTGATACATATTTTTTAGAGGTGTAA
- the rfbD gene encoding dTDP-4-dehydrorhamnose reductase produces the protein MVLLTGANGQLGQDFQKLFTGLGVKFVATDYLELDITSLSAVREFVSKRVISHIINCAAYNDVDKAESEPDKAFLLNRDAPVLLAKVASEIGAIYVNYSTDFVFDGTKGSPYVETDTVSPISVYADSKAQGEKGVLDLYSRSFVIRTSWVFGMGNNNFNKQVINWSKNKDILNIVDDQKSSATYSWDLAEYSWALICTGKYGLYHLSNGDECSKYDQAKYVLDSIGWNGTLGIAKTADFNLPAKRSEYTKLDSSKLEAVISKKIPSWQSGIDRFLKEYL, from the coding sequence ATGGTTCTACTAACAGGAGCTAATGGCCAACTAGGTCAGGATTTCCAGAAATTATTTACAGGTTTAGGCGTAAAATTTGTAGCTACAGATTATTTAGAATTGGATATTACATCTTTAAGTGCTGTTAGAGAATTTGTTTCTAAGCGTGTTATTTCTCATATTATTAACTGTGCAGCATATAACGATGTAGATAAAGCAGAATCAGAGCCCGATAAGGCTTTTTTATTAAATAGGGATGCACCAGTTTTACTTGCTAAAGTAGCTTCAGAAATTGGAGCAATTTATGTTAACTATTCCACCGATTTTGTATTCGATGGAACTAAGGGTTCGCCTTATGTAGAAACGGATACAGTTAGCCCAATTAGTGTTTATGCAGATAGTAAAGCTCAGGGAGAGAAGGGTGTTTTAGATTTATATTCTAGAAGTTTTGTAATTAGAACATCCTGGGTTTTTGGTATGGGTAATAACAACTTTAATAAACAAGTTATAAACTGGTCAAAGAATAAGGATATTTTGAATATAGTGGATGACCAAAAATCATCCGCAACCTATTCATGGGATTTAGCAGAATATTCGTGGGCTTTAATTTGTACAGGTAAGTATGGGCTATACCATTTAAGTAATGGCGATGAGTGTTCAAAATATGACCAAGCAAAGTATGTCTTGGATTCAATTGGTTGGAATGGTACATTAGGTATAGCAAAAACAGCAGATTTTAATTTACCTGCAAAAAGATCGGAATATACTAAATTAGACAGCAGTAAACTTGAAGCCGTTATAAGCAAGAAAATACCTAGCTGGCAAAGTGGAATAGATAGATTTTTAAAGGAGTATTTATAA
- a CDS encoding Gfo/Idh/MocA family protein, whose amino-acid sequence MKYKVAIIGCGRISYKHIEGFISVKDRVDVVALCDPSMDKMNDRVKQYSSVVSGSDVKCFTSYKEMLSSVDLDFVTIATESGTHRDITIDCLNAGVNVIVEKPMALSTKDADDMIECAKKNGLKLAVCFQNRFNGPIVKTREAFEKGRLGKLLHSSVQVRWNRNIDYYSQADWRGTWDIDGGTLMNQCTHGIDLLQWMNNSDVVKVHGVTRRFQRPIEAEDFGCAILEFADGSVGIVEGTANVYPKNLNESLSLFGTDGTVVIGGLAVNKFETWRLADSDKVGDTEDKVIDPNAKDPDSVYGKGHGALFADFIDALDNNREPLTNGAESKKALEIILAIYKSQKEGKPVELPIDFATTEMKGVFGE is encoded by the coding sequence ATGAAATATAAAGTAGCAATTATTGGATGTGGTAGAATAAGTTATAAACATATAGAAGGGTTTATTAGTGTTAAGGATAGGGTAGATGTTGTAGCTTTATGTGATCCTTCTATGGATAAAATGAATGATAGGGTTAAACAGTATAGTTCTGTTGTTTCTGGAAGTGATGTTAAATGTTTTACATCTTATAAGGAGATGTTATCTTCAGTTGATTTAGATTTTGTTACAATAGCTACAGAATCTGGAACCCATCGGGATATAACCATTGATTGTTTAAATGCTGGGGTTAATGTAATAGTTGAGAAACCAATGGCATTAAGTACTAAAGATGCAGATGATATGATTGAATGTGCTAAGAAAAATGGATTAAAGTTAGCAGTTTGTTTCCAGAATAGATTTAATGGACCAATAGTAAAAACTAGAGAAGCATTTGAAAAAGGTAGATTAGGGAAATTATTACATAGTAGTGTACAGGTTAGATGGAATAGAAATATAGATTATTATAGTCAAGCAGATTGGAGAGGAACCTGGGATATAGACGGTGGAACCCTTATGAATCAGTGTACCCATGGAATTGACTTATTACAGTGGATGAATAATTCAGACGTAGTTAAGGTTCATGGAGTAACAAGAAGGTTTCAAAGACCTATAGAGGCCGAGGATTTTGGTTGTGCAATATTAGAGTTTGCAGATGGTTCTGTTGGTATAGTTGAGGGAACTGCAAATGTTTACCCTAAGAATTTAAACGAGAGTTTAAGTTTATTTGGAACTGATGGAACAGTTGTAATTGGAGGACTCGCTGTAAATAAATTTGAAACCTGGAGATTAGCGGATTCTGATAAAGTAGGGGATACTGAGGATAAGGTAATTGATCCAAATGCAAAGGATCCTGATTCAGTTTATGGAAAAGGGCATGGCGCACTATTTGCAGATTTTATCGATGCTTTAGATAATAACAGGGAGCCATTAACAAATGGAGCTGAATCTAAAAAAGCATTAGAAATAATATTAGCAATATATAAATCTCAGAAAGAAGGAAAACCTGTTGAATTACCAATAGATTTTGCTACAACAGAGATGAAAGGAGTTTTTGGTGAATAG
- a CDS encoding polysaccharide biosynthesis protein, with protein MFKNNVLLITGGTGSFGNAVLRRFLDTDIKEIRIFSRDEKKQDDMRKKYNNPKLKFYIGDVRDKESLVDVMRGVDFIFHAAALKQVPSCEFYPMQAVKTNVFGTDNVLNTAIESGVKRVVCLSTDKAAYPINAMGISKAMMEKVALAKARNIGGKGMTICVTRYGNVMASRGSVIPLFLEQIKAGSPLTITDPNMTRFMMSLDQAVDLVLFAFNNGRNGDLFVQKSPASTIKNLAESVTEMVGKPDHKINIIGTRHGEKLYEVLLTKEESAKSEDLGDYYKVPVDDRDLNYNKFFEDGEEVITEAEEYHSHNTHRLDRKEMIDMLKGLHEIQDELKEFGVK; from the coding sequence ATGTTTAAGAATAATGTTTTACTAATTACAGGTGGTACAGGTTCGTTTGGTAATGCTGTTTTAAGAAGATTTCTTGATACGGATATTAAAGAGATAAGAATTTTTTCTAGGGATGAGAAGAAACAGGATGATATGCGAAAGAAGTATAATAATCCTAAGTTAAAGTTCTATATTGGTGATGTTAGGGATAAAGAGTCTTTAGTTGATGTTATGAGGGGAGTTGATTTTATCTTTCATGCAGCAGCATTAAAACAAGTTCCTTCCTGTGAGTTTTATCCAATGCAGGCAGTAAAAACTAATGTTTTTGGTACAGATAATGTTTTAAACACAGCAATAGAATCTGGTGTAAAAAGAGTTGTATGTTTAAGTACAGATAAAGCAGCCTATCCTATAAATGCTATGGGGATCTCTAAGGCAATGATGGAAAAAGTAGCTCTTGCAAAAGCTAGGAATATTGGAGGCAAAGGAATGACCATCTGTGTTACCAGATATGGGAATGTTATGGCCTCTAGAGGTTCAGTAATTCCATTATTTTTAGAGCAAATTAAAGCAGGGAGCCCTTTAACAATTACCGATCCAAATATGACAAGATTTATGATGAGTTTAGATCAAGCAGTGGACTTAGTGCTTTTTGCATTTAATAACGGTAGAAATGGAGATTTATTTGTTCAAAAGTCACCAGCATCTACTATTAAAAACTTAGCAGAATCAGTAACTGAAATGGTAGGAAAACCAGACCATAAAATAAATATTATTGGTACAAGACATGGTGAAAAACTCTATGAAGTACTACTTACAAAAGAGGAAAGTGCTAAATCAGAGGATTTAGGAGATTATTATAAAGTTCCTGTTGATGATAGAGATTTAAATTATAATAAATTCTTCGAAGACGGAGAAGAAGTTATAACTGAAGCAGAAGAGTATCATTCCCATAATACCCATAGATTAGATCGAAAAGAAATGATTGATATGTTAAAAGGCTTGCATGAAATTCAGGATGAACTTAAAGAGTTTGGTGTAAAATAA
- a CDS encoding glycosyltransferase family 4 protein: MTQIPSYPFDKIYDGYTNIDTIDYYKGIKIHRVKTFLGYNKSTVKKIGGYLLFAFFTWKKAFNLAKNIDKVFFYHTGPATMAHSSMVFKKIYKKKCYIWTQDIWPDAIYAYGIKKTFLSNLLLKTYLKKLYKNFDKVFVSCPGFISIVKTYYSREIKYIPQWYPLENDVIKIAKLKSSNEKLQFTFLGNLGTAQNLENVCLGFLKAVDDGLDATLNIVGDGVSYTKLKQIIDNSKTDKIILWGRKPQSEMNSFLEMSDVMIVSLADDPLLNMYIPAKFQGYLCAGKPILGILNGEVSKIIKINSLGVTVSPSNIEEISKSFESFVGKKDRIIEFRKNSSIFYEKNYLKFNSIANLITNIQGK, from the coding sequence TTGACTCAAATACCAAGTTATCCTTTTGATAAAATTTATGATGGATATACTAATATTGATACTATTGATTATTATAAAGGGATTAAGATTCATAGAGTAAAAACATTCTTAGGTTACAATAAAAGCACTGTAAAAAAAATTGGGGGTTATTTATTATTTGCTTTTTTTACTTGGAAGAAAGCCTTTAATTTAGCTAAAAATATCGATAAGGTCTTTTTTTATCACACAGGCCCTGCCACAATGGCTCATTCATCTATGGTCTTTAAAAAAATATACAAAAAAAAATGTTATATTTGGACTCAAGATATTTGGCCTGATGCCATTTACGCCTATGGAATTAAAAAAACTTTTCTTAGTAATTTATTATTGAAAACATACTTAAAAAAATTATATAAAAATTTTGATAAAGTATTTGTGTCATGCCCAGGTTTTATTTCAATAGTTAAAACATATTATTCTAGAGAAATAAAATATATTCCACAATGGTATCCTTTAGAAAATGATGTTATCAAAATAGCTAAATTAAAATCATCAAATGAAAAATTACAGTTTACATTCTTAGGGAATTTAGGGACTGCACAGAATCTAGAAAATGTATGTTTAGGATTTTTAAAAGCAGTTGATGATGGACTAGATGCTACTTTAAATATTGTTGGAGATGGAGTTTCTTACACAAAATTAAAACAAATTATAGATAATTCAAAAACAGATAAAATCATATTATGGGGTCGAAAGCCACAAAGTGAAATGAATTCTTTTTTAGAAATGTCTGATGTGATGATAGTGTCATTAGCAGATGACCCCTTATTAAATATGTATATTCCTGCCAAATTCCAAGGTTATCTTTGTGCAGGAAAGCCTATTTTAGGGATTTTGAATGGAGAAGTATCTAAAATAATTAAAATAAATAGCTTAGGAGTTACTGTGTCTCCATCAAATATAGAAGAAATATCAAAATCATTTGAATCATTTGTAGGAAAAAAAGATAGAATAATTGAGTTTAGGAAAAATAGTTCAATATTTTATGAAAAAAATTATTTAAAATTTAATTCTATCGCAAATTTAATAACTAATATACAAGGAAAATAA
- the wecB gene encoding non-hydrolyzing UDP-N-acetylglucosamine 2-epimerase: protein MKKLKVMTVVGTRPEIIRLSAVLNILDNSEAVEHILVHTGQNYDYELNEVFFKDLNLRKPDHFLNAATGTAIETVGNILIKIDPILESEKPDSFLVLGDTNSCLCAIAAKRRKIPIFHMEAGNRCFDQRVPEETNRKIVDHTADINMTYSDIAREYLLREGLPADRIIKTGSPMFEVLNSKKKDIDNSEILKTLNLQNKKYFVVSAHREENISSEQNFMELVESLNAISEKYDLPVIVSTHPRTRNMINSKNIEFHKNVQLLKPLGFNDYVKLQKNAKAVLSDSGTISEESSILGFPALNIRQAHERPEAMEEASVMMIGLNKDRIMQGLAILDLQQDNTLRHVADYSMPNVSEKVLRIILSYTDYVNRIVWKRKIINCNRKILS from the coding sequence ATGAAGAAATTAAAAGTAATGACAGTAGTTGGAACAAGACCAGAAATTATAAGACTCTCTGCTGTTCTAAATATCTTAGATAATTCAGAAGCAGTTGAGCATATTTTAGTTCATACTGGTCAAAATTATGATTATGAATTAAATGAAGTTTTCTTTAAGGATTTAAACCTAAGAAAACCAGATCATTTTCTAAATGCTGCTACTGGAACAGCAATAGAGACAGTTGGTAATATTTTAATTAAAATAGACCCTATTTTAGAATCAGAAAAACCAGATTCTTTCTTAGTTCTTGGTGACACAAATAGTTGTCTCTGTGCAATAGCTGCTAAAAGAAGAAAAATTCCAATTTTTCACATGGAAGCAGGGAATAGGTGTTTTGATCAGAGAGTTCCAGAAGAGACAAATAGAAAAATAGTAGATCATACTGCAGATATTAATATGACGTATAGTGATATTGCTAGGGAATATTTATTAAGAGAAGGCTTACCTGCAGATAGAATAATTAAAACAGGTAGTCCTATGTTTGAAGTTCTTAATTCAAAAAAGAAAGATATTGATAATTCTGAAATATTAAAGACGTTAAATCTACAGAATAAGAAATATTTTGTTGTATCTGCACATAGAGAAGAAAATATAAGTTCTGAACAGAATTTTATGGAGCTAGTTGAATCCCTTAACGCGATTTCTGAAAAATATGATTTACCAGTTATTGTATCTACACACCCTAGAACTAGAAATATGATAAATTCAAAAAATATAGAATTTCATAAAAATGTTCAATTATTAAAACCCCTTGGCTTTAACGATTATGTTAAACTACAAAAGAATGCAAAAGCCGTTTTAAGCGATAGCGGTACAATTAGTGAGGAATCATCAATACTAGGTTTCCCTGCCCTGAATATTAGACAAGCCCATGAGAGGCCTGAGGCTATGGAAGAAGCATCTGTTATGATGATAGGTCTAAATAAAGATAGAATTATGCAGGGTCTAGCAATCTTAGATTTGCAACAAGATAATACTTTGAGACACGTCGCTGATTATAGCATGCCCAATGTTTCAGAAAAAGTTTTAAGAATAATTTTATCATATACTGACTATGTCAACAGGATAGTATGGAAAAGAAAGATTATTAATTGTAACAGAAAGATTTTATCCTGA
- a CDS encoding glycosyltransferase family 2 protein: MNILIVIVNFNDSFVTLNCIESVNKSKNHVNIDLCIVDNASDKENVQILKNANLINCNIIFSNINLGYFPGLNLGLSHYNLSSYDYVIVGNNDIIFRGNFFNILSEKQYSDKYYCIAPNIIAIDGYHQNPHEVIKIPLMRQFLYKLYFSSFILGNLMFNLQQLIKKIRNRNNRVKNSDNECEIYLGYGALYILTKSFFVNNQLLEYPHFLMGEEVYLSYQVYKTGGFILYDPLLEVSHLEHSSVSKMSSRKMYDITKESFKGYSQLFNKINFKNK; encoded by the coding sequence ATGAATATTCTAATAGTTATAGTTAATTTTAATGATTCATTTGTTACATTAAACTGTATTGAATCAGTTAATAAATCCAAAAATCATGTAAATATTGATTTGTGTATTGTTGATAACGCATCTGATAAGGAGAATGTACAAATATTAAAAAATGCAAATTTAATAAATTGTAATATAATATTCAGTAATATTAACTTGGGCTATTTCCCTGGTTTAAATCTAGGATTAAGCCATTATAATTTATCGTCTTATGATTATGTCATTGTAGGAAATAATGATATCATTTTTAGGGGAAATTTTTTCAATATTTTATCAGAGAAACAATACTCTGATAAATATTATTGCATAGCACCCAATATTATAGCCATTGATGGATATCATCAAAATCCACATGAGGTAATTAAAATACCTCTTATGCGCCAATTTTTATATAAATTGTATTTTTCAAGCTTTATTTTAGGTAATCTAATGTTTAATTTACAGCAATTGATAAAAAAAATAAGAAATAGAAATAATCGAGTTAAAAATTCTGATAATGAATGTGAAATATACTTAGGTTATGGTGCATTATATATTTTGACAAAATCTTTTTTTGTAAATAATCAATTACTTGAATATCCTCATTTTTTAATGGGAGAAGAGGTTTATCTATCTTATCAAGTATATAAAACTGGAGGGTTCATTCTATATGATCCATTATTAGAAGTAAGCCATTTAGAACATTCTAGTGTATCAAAGATGAGTAGTAGAAAAATGTATGATATAACAAAAGAATCGTTTAAAGGGTATTCTCAATTATTTAACAAGATAAATTTTAAAAATAAGTAA
- a CDS encoding dTDP-glucose 4,6-dehydratase, protein MTYLVTGGAGFIGANFVKYILKIHSDCMVIILDKLTYAGNLGTIKEELSDSRVSFYKGDICNKELIENIFMSHNIDTVVNFAAESHVDRSIEDPGIFLKTNILGTQTLMDVAKANWTTGKDSNGYPTFLEGKKFLQVSTDEVYGHLDRDIPEGKVLEVTNDALKEVLKGREDMPKAFGKEFFTEETSLKPRSPYATSKTAADMLVRAYAETYHFPVNVTRCSNNYGPYHFPEKLIPLIIKNILEGKSLPVYGDGKQVRDWLYVEDHCKGIDMVINGGTLGEAYNIGGFNEELNINIVKKTIDIVRELVFEGEKVKPEYSSFVKVSYNECSYNLIKYVADRLGHDARYAIDPTKTVKELGFYPETPFTVGIRKTIKWYLDNQDWVNEVASGDYQKYYQAMYGNR, encoded by the coding sequence ATGACTTATTTAGTAACAGGTGGAGCAGGTTTTATAGGAGCCAACTTTGTAAAATATATTTTAAAAATACATAGTGACTGTATGGTTATTATCTTAGATAAATTAACCTATGCAGGGAACTTAGGAACAATTAAAGAAGAATTATCTGATAGTAGAGTATCCTTTTATAAAGGTGATATTTGCAATAAAGAGTTAATTGAGAATATTTTTATGTCTCATAATATAGATACGGTTGTAAACTTTGCAGCTGAGAGTCATGTAGATAGAAGCATTGAAGACCCAGGAATCTTTTTAAAAACAAATATACTAGGTACTCAAACCCTAATGGATGTAGCAAAAGCTAATTGGACTACAGGAAAAGATTCAAATGGTTATCCCACATTCTTAGAAGGTAAAAAGTTTTTACAGGTCTCCACAGATGAGGTTTATGGGCATTTAGATAGGGACATTCCAGAGGGAAAAGTACTTGAAGTTACAAATGATGCTTTAAAAGAAGTATTGAAGGGTAGAGAAGATATGCCAAAGGCCTTTGGTAAAGAATTCTTTACAGAAGAAACATCTCTAAAACCAAGATCCCCTTATGCAACAAGTAAAACTGCTGCTGATATGTTGGTTAGAGCCTATGCTGAAACCTATCATTTCCCTGTAAATGTAACCAGATGTAGTAATAACTATGGTCCATATCACTTTCCAGAAAAACTAATACCTCTAATAATTAAAAACATACTAGAAGGAAAATCTTTACCGGTTTATGGAGATGGAAAACAGGTTCGAGACTGGTTGTATGTAGAAGACCACTGTAAAGGAATAGACATGGTAATTAATGGTGGTACTTTAGGTGAAGCATATAATATTGGAGGATTTAACGAAGAATTAAATATAAATATAGTTAAAAAGACCATAGATATTGTTAGAGAATTAGTTTTTGAGGGTGAAAAAGTTAAACCAGAATACTCTTCCTTTGTAAAAGTTAGCTATAATGAATGTAGTTATAACTTAATTAAGTATGTAGCCGACAGACTTGGACACGATGCGCGATACGCAATAGACCCAACTAAGACAGTTAAGGAACTTGGGTTCTACCCAGAAACTCCTTTTACTGTAGGTATTAGAAAAACGATTAAGTGGTACCTAGATAATCAAGATTGGGTTAATGAAGTAGCTAGTGGTGATTATCAGAAATATTATCAAGCAATGTATGGGAATAGGTAG
- the rfbC gene encoding dTDP-4-dehydrorhamnose 3,5-epimerase has translation MPFNFKRTEIEGLVIIEPRVFADGRGFFLETYKKSDFVKEGITEEFVQDNHSFSCKGVLRGVHLQKGASAQGKLVRCLAGAVWDVAVDLRPGSATFGKWFGIELSSENNIMFYIPPGFGHGFVTLEDNTHFLYKCTHEYDPKNDSGIIWNDADLAIEWPLTDGLSFSDKDLVLQSFSKFKEGL, from the coding sequence ATGCCTTTTAATTTTAAAAGAACAGAAATTGAAGGTTTAGTTATTATAGAACCAAGGGTATTTGCAGATGGCAGAGGTTTTTTTTTAGAAACCTATAAAAAAAGTGACTTTGTCAAAGAAGGAATTACTGAGGAATTTGTACAAGATAATCATTCCTTTAGTTGTAAAGGAGTTCTAAGGGGAGTTCATTTACAAAAAGGAGCTTCAGCCCAGGGTAAACTTGTTAGATGCTTAGCAGGAGCTGTTTGGGATGTAGCGGTTGATTTAAGACCTGGTTCTGCGACCTTTGGTAAGTGGTTTGGAATAGAATTATCTTCAGAAAATAATATAATGTTTTATATCCCTCCTGGTTTTGGACATGGGTTTGTAACACTAGAAGATAATACTCATTTTTTATATAAATGTACCCATGAGTATGACCCTAAAAATGATAGTGGAATAATTTGGAATGATGCTGATTTAGCAATTGAATGGCCATTAACAGATGGTCTATCTTTTTCAGATAAAGATTTAGTTCTACAAAGCTTTTCAAAATTTAAGGAAGGGTTGTAA